The Pseudolabrys sp. FHR47 genome contains a region encoding:
- a CDS encoding CaiB/BaiF CoA-transferase family protein, which yields MQPLKGLLVLDFTTLLPGPLAALMLAEAGAEVIKIERPGGEDMRRFPPLVNGESAVYAMLNRGKQVLSLDLKSESDRERLKPLIARADVVIEQFRPGVMARLGLGYDDMRAINRKIIYCAISGYGQSGPRASEAGHDINYIGATGLLDLQPGPADNPVPPPALIADIAGGSFPAVINILLALRARDQSGEGAFIDIAMTDAMFTFGWTALALGIAGGRFPKPGELPLVGSSPRYRLYPAKDGQLVACGALEQKFWEAFCAAIELAPTLVDDRRDPKATAEAVGQLIAARTSEEWRPVFAKADCCVTIVAPLEEALRDPHFVERGLFAHKIDLGGKDMPALPVPVDPQFRRNP from the coding sequence ATGCAGCCATTAAAGGGACTGCTGGTTCTCGATTTCACCACGCTGCTGCCGGGGCCGCTGGCGGCTTTGATGCTGGCCGAAGCCGGTGCCGAGGTGATCAAGATCGAGCGGCCGGGCGGCGAGGATATGCGGCGGTTTCCGCCATTGGTGAATGGCGAGAGCGCGGTCTACGCCATGCTCAATCGCGGCAAGCAGGTTCTGAGCCTCGACCTCAAGAGCGAATCCGACCGTGAGAGACTCAAGCCGCTGATTGCGCGCGCCGACGTCGTCATCGAGCAATTCCGCCCTGGGGTGATGGCGCGACTCGGGCTCGGCTATGACGACATGCGTGCCATCAATCGCAAGATCATCTACTGCGCCATCTCCGGCTACGGCCAGAGCGGGCCGCGCGCCAGCGAAGCGGGCCACGACATCAATTACATTGGCGCGACCGGCTTGCTCGATCTGCAGCCGGGACCGGCGGACAATCCGGTGCCGCCGCCGGCGTTGATCGCCGACATTGCCGGCGGCAGCTTTCCGGCGGTGATCAACATTCTGCTGGCGCTACGTGCCCGCGATCAGAGCGGCGAGGGCGCCTTCATCGACATCGCCATGACCGATGCGATGTTCACCTTCGGCTGGACCGCGCTGGCTTTGGGTATTGCTGGCGGTCGCTTTCCCAAGCCGGGCGAATTGCCGCTGGTGGGCTCGTCGCCGCGCTACCGGCTTTATCCGGCGAAAGACGGCCAGCTCGTCGCCTGCGGCGCGCTGGAGCAGAAATTCTGGGAGGCATTCTGCGCGGCGATTGAACTGGCGCCGACGCTCGTCGATGACCGGCGCGATCCGAAGGCCACGGCCGAAGCGGTCGGCCAACTGATCGCCGCGCGCACCAGCGAGGAATGGCGGCCGGTCTTCGCCAAGGCCGATTGCTGCGTCACCATCGTCGCCCCGCTGGAAGAAGCCTTGCGCGATCCGCATTTCGTCGAACGCGGCCTGTTTGCGCATAAGATCGATCTGGGCGGCAAGGACATGCCGGCGCTGCCGGTGCCCGTTGATCCGCAGTTTCGGCGGAATCCTTAG
- a CDS encoding UbiH/UbiF family hydroxylase translates to MPDKIGTEKAALRNPEAIVVGRGPAALTAAIALAEAGVSTVLAGKRPPRTDNRTTALLASSITALEKLGVWDLCADKAAPLITMRLVDATGRLWRAPEVKFDAYEIDLDAFGYNIENPVLIDALEQRAGSLSNVRLIDDEVIAVEPADDDVIVELKSGERLSAPLVVGADGRNSMSRTAAGIELSNRPYKQVALTVCLTHTRPHHDTSTEFHTASGPFTLVPLPGNRSSLVWVLRPADADAIAELSDEELALEIEAMAHSILGKMTVEPGRALFPLSVQTARRFGARRIALVGEAAHVVPPIGAQGLNLGLRDAVTIAELAATAKDDGRDIGGADVLAAYEKARRGDVTSRGMVIDIANRTLLSDFLPLQGLRGLGLFALDKIGPLRRAVMREGIAPRFGRPRLMRDETV, encoded by the coding sequence ATGCCGGACAAAATCGGGACAGAAAAAGCCGCGCTGCGGAACCCGGAGGCCATCGTGGTCGGCCGCGGCCCGGCGGCACTGACGGCGGCGATCGCTTTGGCCGAAGCCGGCGTGTCCACGGTCCTCGCGGGAAAACGACCACCTCGCACCGATAACCGCACCACGGCCTTGCTCGCCAGTTCCATCACCGCGCTGGAGAAGCTCGGCGTCTGGGACCTGTGCGCCGACAAGGCCGCGCCGCTCATCACCATGCGGCTGGTCGATGCCACCGGCCGGCTGTGGCGCGCGCCGGAGGTGAAGTTCGACGCCTACGAAATCGATCTCGACGCCTTCGGCTACAACATCGAGAACCCGGTCCTGATAGACGCGCTGGAACAGCGTGCCGGATCACTGTCGAACGTGCGGCTAATCGACGACGAGGTGATTGCGGTCGAACCGGCCGACGATGACGTGATCGTCGAACTCAAGAGCGGCGAGCGGCTCAGCGCGCCGCTCGTCGTCGGCGCCGACGGCCGCAACTCGATGAGCCGCACCGCGGCCGGCATCGAACTGAGCAATCGCCCCTACAAGCAGGTCGCGCTCACCGTATGCCTCACGCACACGCGGCCGCATCACGACACCTCGACCGAATTCCACACCGCCAGCGGCCCGTTCACGCTGGTGCCGCTGCCGGGCAACCGCTCCAGCCTCGTCTGGGTGCTGCGCCCGGCGGATGCCGACGCCATCGCCGAACTGAGCGACGAGGAGCTGGCGCTGGAAATCGAGGCCATGGCGCATTCGATCCTCGGCAAGATGACGGTCGAGCCCGGCCGCGCCCTGTTTCCGCTGAGTGTGCAGACGGCGCGACGCTTCGGCGCCCGGCGCATCGCGCTGGTGGGCGAAGCCGCGCATGTGGTGCCGCCGATCGGGGCGCAAGGTTTGAACCTCGGCCTGCGCGATGCCGTCACCATCGCCGAGCTGGCCGCGACCGCGAAAGATGATGGGCGCGATATCGGCGGCGCCGATGTGCTGGCCGCTTACGAGAAGGCGCGGCGCGGCGACGTCACGAGCCGCGGCATGGTCATCGACATCGCCAACCGCACCTTGCTCAGCGATTTCCTGCCGCTGCAGGGCCTGCGCGGCCTCGGCCTGTTCGCGCTCGACAAGATCGGCCCCTTGCGCCGCGCCGTGATGCGCGAAGGCATCGCCCCGCGTTTCGGAAGGCCGAGACTGATGCGGGATGAGACGGTCTAA